A single region of the Ciconia boyciana chromosome 13, ASM3463844v1, whole genome shotgun sequence genome encodes:
- the RHBDL1 gene encoding LOW QUALITY PROTEIN: rhomboid-related protein 1 (The sequence of the model RefSeq protein was modified relative to this genomic sequence to represent the inferred CDS: inserted 2 bases in 1 codon): protein MDRSSLLQLIQEQLDPENTGFIGVETFTSLVHSHELPLDPAKLDMLVALAQGNDEGQVCYQELVDLISSKRSSSFKRAIANGQRALPRDVLLDETGLGFYKRFVRYVAYEILPCEMDRRWYFYQHRTCPPPVFMAAVTLTQIIVFLCYGARLNKWVLQTYHPEYMKSPLVYHPGHRARAWRFLTYMFMHVGLEQLGFNALLQLMIGVPLEMVHGILRISFLYLAGVLAGSLTVSITDMRAPLVGGSGGXYALCSAHLANVVMNWAGMRCPYKLLRMVLALVCMSSEVGRAVWLRFSPPLPASGPQPSFMAHLAGAIVGISMGLTILRSYEESLQDQCGWWVLLLSYGTFLLFAVFWNIFAYDLLGAQIPPPP from the exons ATGGACAGgagctccctgctccagctcatCCAGGAGCAG CTCGACCCCGAAAACACCGGCTTCATCGGGGTGGAGACATTCACCAGCCTCGTGCACAGCCATGAGCTGCCCCTGGACCCCGCCAAGCTGGACATGCTGGTGGCCCTGGCACAGGGCAACGACGAGGGGCAGGTCTGCTATCAGGAGCTGGTAGACCTG ATCAGCAGCAAGCGCTCGAGCAGCTTCAAGCGCGCCATCGCCAACGGGCAGCGAGCCCTGCCCCGCGACGTGCTGCTGGACGAGACCGGCCTGGGCTTCTACAAGCGCTTCGTCCGCTACGTGGCCTATGAGATCCTGCCCTGCGAGATGGACCGGCGCTGGTACTTCTACCAGCACCGCACGTGTCCGCCCCCTGTCTTCATGGCAGCCGTCACCCTCACCCAG ATCATCGTGTTCCTCTGCTACGGGGCCCGCCTGAACAAATGGGTGCTGCAGACCTACCACCCCGAGTACATGAAGAGCCCCCTGGTCTACCACCCCGGGCACCGGGCGCGCGCCTGGCGCTTCCTCACCTACATGTTCATGCACGTGGG gctggagcagctggggtTCAACGCCCTCCTGCAGCTGATGATCGGGGTGCCCCTGGAGATGGTGCACGGCATCCTGCGCATCAGCTTCCTCTACCTGGCCGGCGTCCTGGCAG GCTCCCTCACTGTCTCCATCACGGACATGCGGGCCCCTCTGGTCGGGGGCTCGGGGGG CTACGCGCTCTGCTCGGCCCACCTCGCTAACGTCGTCATG AACTGGGCCGGGATGCGCTGCCCCTACAAGCTGCTGCGGATGGTGCTGGCGCTGGTGTGCA TGAGCTCGGAGGTGGGTCGCGCCGTCTGGCTCCGCTTCTCCCCCCCGCTGCCGGCCTCGGGCCCCCAGCCCAGCTTCATGGCCCACCTGGCCGGGGCCATCGTGGGCATCAGCATGGGGCTGACCATCCTGCGCAGCTACGAGGAGAGCCTGCAGGACCAGTGCGGCTGGTGGGTCCTGCTCCTCTCCTACggcaccttcctcctcttcGCCGTCTTCTGGAACATCTTCGCCTACGACCTGCTGGGGGCACAGATCCCCCCCCCGCCATAA
- the STUB1 gene encoding E3 ubiquitin-protein ligase CHIP, with protein sequence MKGKEEREGGAAGPGAAGPGAGGGSPEKSHSAQEHKEQGNRLFGGRKYPEAAACYGRAINRNPLVAVYYTNRALCYLKMQQHDKALADCKRALELDGQSVKAHFFLGQCQMEMENYDEAIANLQRAYNLAKEQRLNFGDDIPSALRIAKKKRWNSIEEKRINQENELHSYLTKLIMAEKERELAECRKTQQEENVDESRSRVQLASIEAKHDKYLADMDELFSQVDEKRKKRDIPDYLCGKISFELMREPCITPSGITYDRKDIEEHLQRVGHFDPVTRSPLTQDQLIPNLAMKEVIDAFISENGWVEDY encoded by the exons atgaaggggaaggaggagcgggagggcggcgcggcggggcccggggcggcggggccgggcgcggggggcggcagCCCCGAGAAGAGCCACAGCGCGCAGGAGCACAAGGAGCAGGGAAACCGGCTCTTCGGCGGCCGCAAGTACCCCGAGGCCGCCGCCTGCTACGGCCGCGCCATC AACCGCAACCCCTTGGTGGCCGTCTACTACACCAACCGAGCCCTCTGCTACCTGAAGATGCAGCAGCACGACAAGGCGCTGGCGGACTGCAAGCGAGCCCTGGAGCTGGACGGCCAGTCGGTGAAGGCTCACTTCTTCCTGGGCCAGTGCCAGATGGAGATGGAGAACTACGACGAGGCCATCGCTAACCTGCAGAGAG cctaCAACCTCGCCAAGGAGCAGCGGCTGAATTTTGGGGACGACATCCCCAGCGCGCTGCGCATCGCCAAGAAGAAACGCTGGAACAGCATTGAGGAGAAGCGCATCAACCAGGAGAACGAGCTGCACTCCTACCTGACCAAGCTGATCATGGCGGAGAAGGAGAG GGAGCTGGCCGAGTGCCGAAAGActcagcaggaagaaaatgtggaCGAGAGCCGGAGCCGAGTTCAGCTGGCCAGCATCGAGGCCAAACAC GACAAATACCTGGCAGACATGGACGAGCTCTTCTCTCAAGTGGATGAGAAGAGGAAG AAGCGGGACATCCCTGACTACCTGTGTGGGAAGATCAGTTTTGAGCTGATGAGAGAGCCCTGCATCACGCCCAGCGGGATCACCTACGACAGGAAGGACATAGAGGAACATCTCCAG CGCGTGGGTCATTTCGATCCGGTGACGCGGAGTCCCCTGACCCAGGACCAGCTGATCCCCAACCTCGCCATGAAGGAAGTGATAGACGCGTTCATCTCCGAGAACGGCTGGGTGGAGGATTACTGA